ATTGTTCGGGTTGCTTGTTGCTGGCTTTTAAATTGTCCGCCATATTGAATAAAATAGCCGTTGGGAAGTTGTATCTTTTCTTTAATTTGCTGCTGAACCTCCTGAATTACACTGCCTAGATCACGTCCTGCTACGTTAAAGCCAACTGAAATCATCCGTTGTGTATTTTCGCGACTAATCGAGAAAGGTTGTTCTTCTTCCCCAATTTGTGCTACTGCCCGCAAAGGGATTTTACCGCCATTCTCTATTCCTGCACCGTGGGCATCGATTAACATGTCTTGTACTGCCCTAACAGTGTCCCTTCCTGATTCGGCCATGCGTAGGTAAAGATCAAAACTTCGCTGTCCCTCCAATACACTAGAAACACGGACTCCGTTGAGCAAAGTTTGCACATCTTCGGAAATTTGTCCCACATTAATGCCATAACGTGCTGCTTTCTCGCGATCAATCTTAATGATTAATTGTGGGACGTTGATTTGCTGCTCTCTATTGACATCGACAATACCAGGAATTTTTTTGAGCAATGATTCTACTGACGCGCCTAATTGATTAAGCGTTTGGAGATTGTCGCCAAAAATTTTTATTGCAATCTGTGAGCGAACCCCTGAAAGCACTTCATCCATGCGGTGAGCAATAAATTGGCCTATATTAAAAACAGCACCAGGAATATTTGCCAAGTCTTGGCGAATTCTCTTAATTAATTCGACCGATCGCATGCTTTTATCTTTATCAAAATTAAGATTCACATCGAATTCGCTCACATTAGGAGGTAATGCATCTTCGTCAATTGCACTTCGTCCCGCACGCTGAGAAATAGAGGTTACTTGCGGGTATTTGAGTAATTCTTTACGAACTTGTTCGCCAATTCGCATCGATTCACTGAGTGAGGTGCCAGGTAGGGTGGTCATGGCGATAATGTAATTGCCCTCATGAAATTCTGGAAGGAAGGCAGTACCAAAGAAGGGTAGCAAAGCAAGAGCAAGTAAAATTCCTAAACCGGCGAAGCTCATTATGGACCAAAGATGGTTCAAAGCCCAATTTAGAATACGCTGAAAATGAGCTTTAAGAAGCTTGGCAAAGGGCGTTTCTTTCTCTACAAAACTGGCTTCTGGATTTTCTGTCATTTGCGCAATTCGTTCTGCGTTTGTCATCGGATGCAAAACGATATTTTGTTCATTTTGTTTTTCCCGACGATAAACTAAAAGCAGGTAACACAATGCAGGAACCATAGTAATGGAAACAACCAGTGAGCCAATCACTGATGCAATATACGCTACAGCTAAAGGACCAAAAATTCGCTCTGCAATACCGGATAGAAAAAAAATAGGGAGAAACACCAGGCTAATAATCAAAGTGGCATAAATCACAGAATTTCTAATTTCGAGAATTGAATCGAAAACAACTTCGATTGCAGGTTGAGGAGAAATAGATAAGCGATTTAATTGTAAGCGGCGTAAGACATTTTCTACGGTAATAATCCCGTCATCGACAACTTCACCAATGGCTATGGCAATTCCTCCAAGCGTCATTGCATTAATTCCAAAACCAAACAGGTGCAGTACTAAAATACCAAGAATAAAGGAAACGGGCATTGCCAAGAAGGTGATCAATGACGCACGAATATTCATTAAAAAGATGAATAATACGATGATCACAATGAGCGCACCCTCGAGTAACGCCCAGCTCAGATTCTTAATGGCTGATTCAATGAAATTAGCTTGGCGAAAGACATTGGTATACAATTTTATGCCAGGTGGGAGCGAAGCTTTGATTTCATCTAACGCTTCTTGGACTTTGGAAGTGGTTGCTAGGGTATCAGCACCATACGTTTTGGAAATAGTGCCTATCACAGCATGATCGAAATTATAAGCAGCATCGCCTCTTTTGATTTCGCCACCGAAAGCCACCGTAGCAACGTTATCAACGGTAATTGGGATCCCTTCTCGTGTGGTAATAAGCGTTTTTTTTATGTCCTCGAGCGTTTTTACTCGACCAATTGCGCCAATAGTGAGTTCTGTCCCTGATCGTTGTAAAAAGGCGCCGGGAACATTGCGATTTGAATTTGCTAAGGCTTGGCTCACTTCTTCCACACTCACTCGATAAGCTAGCATGCGGGCAGGATCTAAGAGCACTTGATATTGTTTTACTTCACCTCCCAGTGAAACCACAGAGGCAACGCCGCCCAGCGCCAATATCCTTGGGCGGATCACCCAATCGGAGATAGTACGCAATTCTTCTGGTGATACAGTATTGCTAACCAGAGCATATTTCATGAGCCAGCCTACAACAGAGATGACCGGTAACATGACTGGATTTGAACCGGGAGGTAATTGGCCCATCACTTGTTGAATCCGCTCGTTAATCAACTGCCTATCGCGATAGATATCTGTTTTATCAGCAAAAACAACAGTAATCGTAGACAACCCAACTGTCGTTTTAGAACGGACATGGGTTACTCCAGGGGTCCCATTGATAGCGCTTTCTAAAGGATATGTGATTAAGGCTTCTACTTCTTGCGGTGCTAGCCCAGGTGCTTGAGTTTGTATAGTGACTTGTGGCGGGGCGAATTCAGGAAAAACATCCACCGGCATTTTCGTTAAGGTATAACCTCCATAGAGGCAAATGCCAATGGTGATGGCTAAGATAAGAAGACGATTTTTTAAAGACCAGCTAATTAGGTATTGAAACATTTCAGCCGATCCCTTTGCCAGTTAGTCATTTCTTTCTTCTACAGGTTGAGGCTTACTGCCTGTTAGCCAGTATGTATAAAGCTGACGATTACCTTGAGTTACGACTTCATCACCAGCCGCTAAACCGCTTAGAATTTCCGTATAGTTATCATCACTGATTCCTGGTTTAACTATAACATGTTGGTAAACATTCCCTTGTTTTTTAAAAACAAATTTTTCATTGTTCGCTTCCATGATCGCTGCATTAGGAATAACTAAGGCTGATTTGTTTTCCTGCAATACGAGATAAGCACGGGTAAACATGCCTGGTTTTAATAAGTCTTTGGGATTATCAAGAAGAATTTGGACATTCACTGTGCGAGTGAGCGGATCGAGGTTGGGTTCGATAAGGGAGACTTTTCCTTTAAAGATTTGTTTTGGATAACTTAAGACATGTAATCTAGCCTCTTGCCCCACCTGCACTTTTCCTAAGTCTTCTTCATAAGCTTTTGCAATCACAAGTAGTTTTGAGCGATCGGAAATGTGAAAAAGCACTGTATTTGGTGCTACTGCTTGACCAAGATTCACATTGCGTGCATCGATAACGCCGCTCATTGGGGCATTCATGACGACACTGGGTGGCGGAGCGCCTATCAGAAGGGATTGTACTTTTAAAAGAGGTTGGCCAGTTTTCACTTTATCGCCTAAATTTGCATAAAGCTCAGTCACATTTCCTGAGATCCTCACACTCACATCAGCTTGGGCGTTGGGTAATAACTGAATTTCCCCATTGAGTCCCAGTGTCTCCTCAAGGGGTTTAGTGATGGCTCTAACGGTTTTAAGATCCATAAGTCTGGATTGTTCTGCGTTAAGTGAAAATGAGCTGGGGGGAGGCCCTGAAATCTCGAAACGTTCTCCGTGGGCAAATACGAGAGATGCCTTGATTAAGACGGCGAGAAAAACAAGGGATTGTAATGCAGTTAGCTTAAGGTTATTTTGGGAAATCATTTAAATTCCTTTTATCAGTCAAATAGGAACACAATGAAATATTGCCGCCATTACCAAG
The genomic region above belongs to Legionella micdadei and contains:
- a CDS encoding efflux RND transporter permease subunit, which codes for MFQYLISWSLKNRLLILAITIGICLYGGYTLTKMPVDVFPEFAPPQVTIQTQAPGLAPQEVEALITYPLESAINGTPGVTHVRSKTTVGLSTITVVFADKTDIYRDRQLINERIQQVMGQLPPGSNPVMLPVISVVGWLMKYALVSNTVSPEELRTISDWVIRPRILALGGVASVVSLGGEVKQYQVLLDPARMLAYRVSVEEVSQALANSNRNVPGAFLQRSGTELTIGAIGRVKTLEDIKKTLITTREGIPITVDNVATVAFGGEIKRGDAAYNFDHAVIGTISKTYGADTLATTSKVQEALDEIKASLPPGIKLYTNVFRQANFIESAIKNLSWALLEGALIVIIVLFIFLMNIRASLITFLAMPVSFILGILVLHLFGFGINAMTLGGIAIAIGEVVDDGIITVENVLRRLQLNRLSISPQPAIEVVFDSILEIRNSVIYATLIISLVFLPIFFLSGIAERIFGPLAVAYIASVIGSLVVSITMVPALCYLLLVYRREKQNEQNIVLHPMTNAERIAQMTENPEASFVEKETPFAKLLKAHFQRILNWALNHLWSIMSFAGLGILLALALLPFFGTAFLPEFHEGNYIIAMTTLPGTSLSESMRIGEQVRKELLKYPQVTSISQRAGRSAIDEDALPPNVSEFDVNLNFDKDKSMRSVELIKRIRQDLANIPGAVFNIGQFIAHRMDEVLSGVRSQIAIKIFGDNLQTLNQLGASVESLLKKIPGIVDVNREQQINVPQLIIKIDREKAARYGINVGQISEDVQTLLNGVRVSSVLEGQRSFDLYLRMAESGRDTVRAVQDMLIDAHGAGIENGGKIPLRAVAQIGEEEQPFSISRENTQRMISVGFNVAGRDLGSVIQEVQQQIKEKIQLPNGYFIQYGGQFKSQQQATRTILFLGILAVIAMLLLLYKAFGKLGEALLVLCNLPLALIGGVLSLYFASGEMSIAAMIGFITLFGIAARNGIILVSHFNQLKSEGKPLQDIVVQGTLDRLVPVLMTAATAALGLIPLLWGSPVGKELERPLAQVLLGGLFTSTLLNMIVVPTIYNAMEKRREKRMSSNSGDLHSDQFTHDS
- a CDS encoding efflux RND transporter periplasmic adaptor subunit, whose amino-acid sequence is MISQNNLKLTALQSLVFLAVLIKASLVFAHGERFEISGPPPSSFSLNAEQSRLMDLKTVRAITKPLEETLGLNGEIQLLPNAQADVSVRISGNVTELYANLGDKVKTGQPLLKVQSLLIGAPPPSVVMNAPMSGVIDARNVNLGQAVAPNTVLFHISDRSKLLVIAKAYEEDLGKVQVGQEARLHVLSYPKQIFKGKVSLIEPNLDPLTRTVNVQILLDNPKDLLKPGMFTRAYLVLQENKSALVIPNAAIMEANNEKFVFKKQGNVYQHVIVKPGISDDNYTEILSGLAAGDEVVTQGNRQLYTYWLTGSKPQPVEERND